From a region of the Methylomonas rapida genome:
- a CDS encoding dihydroorotase produces MTRFLIENGHIIDPANAIDEFGAVCIADGKIVQVGAPAANFTPDEIIDAKGKIVCPGFIDLSARLREPGHTQKGSIKSETQAALSAGVTSICLPPDTKPCIDTPAVVEYIKDKAEAAGFPKIHGIGALTQRLDGTELSSMFALKQAGCIAVSNARAPLANLLILRRAMEYASSHDLLLMVHANDAALSGKGCAHEGAMASRYGLPGIPAAAESIALAECLELAQLTGCRLHVSQISCKQSVIKLQQAKKYGLNVTADVAIHQLHLTENEVVPFDSHYHVMPPFRSEEDCHYLRDGLANGTIDAICSDHQPHDLDAKLGAFPETEPGIASLETLLPLTLDYAEQHRVDLSKAIANLTQKPAQILGLSAGALTVGFDADICIFDPKLTWEVNAQTWHSLGHNTPFWRQTLIGRVTHTLQGGRLLYKLRNR; encoded by the coding sequence GTGACCAGATTCTTGATCGAAAACGGCCATATTATCGACCCCGCCAATGCCATCGATGAGTTTGGCGCGGTTTGCATCGCCGATGGCAAAATCGTGCAGGTCGGTGCGCCGGCCGCGAATTTCACGCCGGATGAAATCATCGATGCCAAGGGCAAGATCGTTTGTCCCGGCTTCATCGATTTGAGCGCACGCCTGCGCGAACCGGGTCATACGCAAAAAGGCAGCATCAAAAGCGAAACCCAAGCCGCGCTCAGCGCGGGCGTCACGTCTATCTGCCTGCCGCCGGATACCAAACCCTGCATAGACACTCCCGCGGTAGTCGAATATATCAAGGACAAGGCCGAAGCCGCCGGCTTCCCCAAAATCCATGGCATCGGCGCATTGACGCAACGTCTGGATGGCACGGAGCTCAGTTCTATGTTCGCGTTGAAACAAGCCGGATGCATTGCCGTCAGCAACGCCCGCGCCCCGCTGGCCAATTTGCTGATTTTGCGCCGCGCCATGGAATATGCCAGCAGTCACGACTTGCTGTTGATGGTTCACGCCAACGATGCCGCATTGAGCGGCAAAGGCTGCGCGCATGAAGGTGCCATGGCCAGCCGTTACGGCCTTCCCGGCATTCCGGCGGCGGCCGAGTCCATCGCTCTGGCCGAATGCCTGGAGTTGGCGCAACTAACGGGCTGCCGGCTGCATGTCAGCCAGATCAGCTGCAAACAATCGGTGATCAAGCTGCAGCAGGCAAAAAAATACGGGCTGAACGTCACGGCGGACGTCGCCATTCATCAATTGCATCTGACCGAAAACGAGGTGGTTCCATTCGATAGCCATTATCACGTGATGCCGCCATTCCGTAGCGAGGAGGATTGCCATTATCTGCGTGACGGCCTGGCCAACGGCACGATAGACGCGATTTGCTCGGATCACCAGCCGCACGATCTGGACGCCAAACTCGGCGCTTTTCCGGAAACCGAACCCGGCATCGCTTCGCTGGAAACCTTGCTGCCGCTGACCCTGGACTATGCCGAACAACATAGAGTCGACCTATCCAAAGCCATTGCCAACCTGACGCAAAAACCGGCGCAAATTCTGGGCTTGAGTGCAGGCGCGTTGACGGTGGGGTTCGACGCCGATATTTGCATTTTCGACCCCAAACTGACTTGGGAGGTCAATGCCCAAACCTGGCACAGTCTCGGCCACAACACCCCGTTTTGGCGGCAAACCCTGATCGGCAGAGTGACCCACACCCTGCAAGGCGGTCGCTTGCTGTACAAACTGCGCAACCGATGA
- a CDS encoding LOG family protein codes for MSCIKNRSTTSATSSIIDDLKGDQSWRIFRIISEFTEGFDELSGLCDAISIFGSARLVPDSFYYQKTVELAELLSKEGFAIISGGGPGVMEAANKGAIAQNQPSIGLNIELPMEQKPNPYQNLSLNFRYFFVRKVMFVRYSMGYVCMPGGFGTLDEFFEALTLMQTHKIYPLPLVLFGSDFWSGLMDWLENKLIDYSVISPEDLRLITVTDDPQQVVDIMAAHRDWKNLQRHPTP; via the coding sequence ATGTCCTGTATCAAAAACCGCTCCACAACCTCGGCCACTTCCAGCATCATCGATGACCTGAAAGGCGACCAATCCTGGCGAATTTTTCGCATCATCAGCGAATTTACCGAAGGCTTTGACGAACTATCCGGCCTCTGCGACGCGATTTCTATTTTCGGCTCGGCCCGTCTGGTGCCGGACAGCTTCTATTATCAAAAAACCGTGGAACTGGCCGAACTGCTCAGCAAGGAAGGCTTCGCCATCATCAGCGGCGGCGGCCCAGGCGTCATGGAAGCAGCCAACAAGGGCGCCATCGCGCAAAACCAGCCATCCATCGGTTTGAACATCGAACTGCCGATGGAACAAAAACCCAACCCCTATCAAAACTTGTCGTTGAATTTTCGCTATTTCTTCGTGCGCAAGGTGATGTTCGTGCGCTACTCGATGGGCTATGTCTGTATGCCGGGCGGTTTTGGCACGCTGGACGAATTTTTCGAAGCGCTGACCTTGATGCAAACCCACAAGATCTACCCCTTGCCGCTGGTATTGTTCGGCAGTGATTTCTGGAGCGGCTTGATGGATTGGCTGGAAAACAAGCTGATCGATTACAGCGTGATTTCGCCGGAAGATCTGCGCCTGATCACCGTCACCGATGATCCGCAACAAGTCGTCGACATCATGGCCGCCCACCGGGATTGGAAAAATCTGCAGCGTCATCCGACGCCGTAA
- a CDS encoding AAA family ATPase gives MTANDLTPAQTALHQLKAHINTQIIGQDILVERMLIALLADGHLLVEGAPGLAKTRAINVLSQAMEADFHRVQFTPDLLPADLTGTEIYRPQQGSFEFQKGPLFHNLILADEINRAPAKVQAALLEAMAERQITVGKATYSLPDLFMVMATQNPIEQEGTYPLPEAQLDRFLLHVKIDYPNAAHEQSILHLARAEARGKLRPAGSEVRKIDQQTLFAARNEVLDIYMAEALEHYLLQIILATRTPSAYGQDLANWIEYGASPRASIALDRCARAKAWLDQRDFVDPGDIQDMAYDVLRHRLILSYTAEAEGISTDDVIRQLLARIAVP, from the coding sequence ATGACTGCTAACGATTTGACGCCCGCGCAAACCGCGCTGCACCAACTCAAAGCCCATATCAACACTCAGATCATCGGCCAGGATATTTTGGTCGAACGCATGTTGATCGCCTTGCTGGCGGACGGTCATTTGCTGGTGGAAGGCGCGCCGGGATTGGCAAAAACCCGAGCCATCAACGTGTTGAGTCAAGCCATGGAAGCGGATTTTCACCGGGTACAATTTACGCCGGATTTATTGCCGGCCGATTTGACCGGCACCGAGATTTATCGGCCGCAACAAGGCTCGTTCGAATTTCAGAAAGGCCCGTTGTTTCATAACCTGATTCTGGCGGACGAGATCAATCGCGCGCCGGCCAAGGTGCAGGCAGCCTTGCTGGAAGCCATGGCCGAGCGGCAAATCACGGTCGGCAAGGCCACTTACTCTTTGCCCGATTTGTTCATGGTCATGGCCACGCAAAACCCGATCGAGCAGGAGGGCACCTATCCCTTGCCCGAGGCGCAACTGGACCGGTTTTTACTGCACGTCAAAATCGATTACCCCAATGCCGCGCACGAACAAAGCATTCTGCATCTGGCGCGCGCCGAAGCCAGGGGCAAGTTGCGGCCCGCAGGCAGCGAAGTGCGGAAAATCGACCAACAAACGCTGTTTGCCGCCCGCAACGAAGTGCTGGATATTTATATGGCCGAGGCTTTGGAGCACTATCTGCTACAGATCATCCTGGCGACCCGCACGCCGTCCGCCTACGGCCAGGACCTGGCCAACTGGATAGAATACGGCGCCAGCCCGCGCGCCAGCATCGCGCTGGATCGCTGTGCAAGAGCCAAGGCCTGGCTGGATCAACGCGACTTCGTCGATCCGGGCGACATTCAAGACATGGCCTACGACGTGTTGAGGCATCGCCTGATCTTGTCCTATACGGCCGAAGCCGAAGGCATCAGCACCGACGATGTGATCCGGCAACTGTTGGCGCGCATTGCCGTGCCGTAA
- a CDS encoding CreA family protein: MKNVFLLALLIAIAGMAHAETVGCVTTAWKLIGANHKVCVEAFADPKIPGVTCHVSQAKTGGVSGALGVAQDPSQFSLACRQTGPITLPKELPEDEEVFSEGTSLLFKETRVMRL; encoded by the coding sequence ATGAAAAACGTTTTTTTATTGGCATTGCTGATTGCTATCGCCGGCATGGCTCACGCCGAAACCGTAGGCTGCGTCACCACCGCGTGGAAATTGATAGGCGCCAACCATAAAGTCTGTGTCGAAGCCTTTGCCGATCCGAAAATTCCCGGCGTGACCTGTCATGTCAGTCAGGCCAAGACTGGCGGCGTTTCCGGCGCGCTGGGCGTGGCCCAGGATCCCTCCCAGTTTTCGCTGGCCTGCCGCCAGACCGGCCCGATCACACTGCCCAAAGAATTGCCCGAGGATGAGGAAGTGTTTTCCGAAGGCACCTCATTGTTGTTCAAGGAAACCCGCGTGATGCGCTTATGA